The following nucleotide sequence is from Desulfovibrio aminophilus DSM 12254.
GGCCGGTTGCGGGTCCGGCGGCCGAATAATTATTGCCTTCGCAGATGTTTTGGTCCAATCTGAAGGGCCCGGAATGACCCGGAAGCAAACCGCCTCTCGGAGCGAAGGTATGTCCAGTCCCAAGGTGAACAAGACGATCCAGGAGATCAACGAGCGCATCCGCAAGGGCAAGGCCGTGGTGCTCAACGCCGGCGAAATGACCGCGCTGGTGAAGAAGATCGGCAAGACCAAGGCGGCCAGGGAAGTGGACGTGGTCACCACGGGCACCTTCTCGCCCATGTGCTCCTCCGGGCTCATGTTCAACATTGGGCAGGAGCCGCCGGTGATGAAGACCTCCAAGGTCTGGATCAACAACGTGCCCTGCCACGCCGGAGTGGCCGCCGTTGACGGCTACCTTGGGGCCACCGAGCCCGCCGAGGACGATCCGCTGAACAAGGTCTACCCCGGCCGCTTCATCTACGGCGGCGGCCACGTCATCGAGGATCTGGCCCGGGGCAAGGCCGTGCATCTGCGGGCCGAGGCCTACGGCACGGACTGCTATCCCCGGCGCAAGCTGGACAAGGACGTGACCCTGGCGGACCTGCCCTTCGCCCAACTCCTCAATCCGCGCAACTGCTACCAGAACTACAACGTGGCCGTGAACCTCACGAGCCGTACGATCCACACCTACATGGGTCCGCTCAAGCCCAACAGCCACAACGCAAACTACGCCACGGGCGGG
It contains:
- a CDS encoding homocysteine biosynthesis protein — protein: MSSPKVNKTIQEINERIRKGKAVVLNAGEMTALVKKIGKTKAAREVDVVTTGTFSPMCSSGLMFNIGQEPPVMKTSKVWINNVPCHAGVAAVDGYLGATEPAEDDPLNKVYPGRFIYGGGHVIEDLARGKAVHLRAEAYGTDCYPRRKLDKDVTLADLPFAQLLNPRNCYQNYNVAVNLTSRTIHTYMGPLKPNSHNANYATGGQLSPLFNDPFLRTIGLGTKIFLGGGTGWVLGAGTQHNPKPPRNERGIPLTAAGTLMLRGDLKQMRARYLRGVSIVGYGCSLAVGVGIPIPVLDEDMAWFTGVSDADIQMPIKDYGYDYPNGLPRILGHVTYEELKSGEIMVNGKKTQAVPLTSLSMCLEVADELKKWIEAGKFLLTEVQETIPSF